One genomic region from Kamptonema formosum PCC 6407 encodes:
- the argZ gene encoding bifunctional arginine dihydrolase/ornithine cyclodeaminase — protein sequence MTDSIRFLMCAPDHYDVDYVINPWMEGNVHKSSRDRAVEQWEKLYHILKENAIVDLVTPQKGWPDMVFTANAGLVLGDTFVLSRFYHKERQGEEPYFKEWFQSKGYTVHELPKDLPFEGAGDALLDREGRWLWAGYGFRSELDSHPYLAKWLNIEVISLRLSDERFYHLDTCFCPLSGGYLLYYPPAFDSYSNKVIEMRVTPEKLIAIEEADAINFACNAVNIDKVVVMNKVSESLKNRIGNAGFKVIETPLTEFLKAGGAAKCLTLRVTEPVQEDRSANVMVESRTIRMEGHLLDSGLISQALDLVVENGGSFQVLNFNLGEQRQSTSSADVKVSAPSHEVMEEIISLLIDLGAVPPPQEVCDANLEPVIQDGVGPDDFYVSTIYPTEVRVNGEWIRVGNQRMDGAIAITETPNGITAKCKILRDLKVGEKVVVDVVGIRTIRKAESREQRNSQEFSFMSGSVSSERRVELVVEQVAWELRQIRDRGGKVVVTAGPVVIHTGGSEHLTHLIREGYVQALLGGNAIAVHDMEQSTMGTSLGVDMKRGIAVRGGHRHHLKLINSIRRYGSIAKAVEAGFITSGVMYECIKNNVPFSLAGSIRDDGPLPDTQMDLIKAQEEYAELLRGADMILMLSSMLHSIGVGNMTPAGVKMVCVDINPAVVTKLSDRGSIESIGVVTDVGLFLSLLVNQLDKLTSRYHVAQTM from the coding sequence ATGACAGATTCAATTCGTTTCCTCATGTGCGCCCCCGACCACTACGACGTGGATTATGTGATTAACCCTTGGATGGAGGGGAACGTCCATAAATCATCGCGCGATCGCGCCGTCGAGCAGTGGGAAAAACTGTACCACATTCTCAAAGAAAATGCGATCGTAGACCTTGTAACCCCCCAAAAAGGTTGGCCCGATATGGTCTTCACCGCCAACGCCGGCCTCGTCTTAGGGGACACATTCGTCCTCAGTCGCTTCTACCACAAGGAACGCCAAGGCGAAGAACCCTACTTCAAAGAATGGTTCCAAAGCAAAGGCTACACCGTCCACGAACTCCCCAAAGACCTACCCTTTGAAGGTGCAGGTGACGCTTTACTCGATCGCGAAGGCCGCTGGTTGTGGGCCGGATACGGCTTCCGTTCCGAGCTCGACTCCCATCCCTACTTGGCAAAATGGCTGAACATCGAAGTAATCTCACTGCGTTTAAGTGATGAAAGATTCTATCACTTAGATACCTGTTTTTGTCCCCTTAGTGGTGGCTATTTACTTTACTACCCACCTGCATTTGATTCCTACTCTAACAAAGTAATTGAAATGCGGGTAACACCAGAAAAGTTAATTGCTATTGAAGAAGCAGATGCCATTAACTTCGCCTGCAATGCTGTCAACATTGACAAAGTTGTAGTAATGAATAAGGTGAGCGAATCTCTGAAGAACCGCATAGGAAATGCAGGTTTTAAAGTAATTGAAACCCCATTGACAGAATTTCTAAAAGCTGGCGGTGCGGCTAAGTGCTTGACACTACGGGTAACAGAACCAGTACAGGAAGATCGCTCCGCAAATGTGATGGTAGAAAGCCGCACAATTCGCATGGAAGGTCACTTACTAGACTCTGGATTAATTAGCCAAGCCTTAGATTTAGTTGTCGAAAATGGCGGCAGTTTCCAAGTCTTGAATTTCAATCTGGGAGAGCAACGTCAAAGCACTTCATCGGCTGACGTTAAAGTTTCGGCTCCTTCCCACGAGGTGATGGAAGAAATTATCAGCCTATTAATTGACTTAGGTGCAGTACCACCACCGCAAGAAGTTTGCGATGCCAATTTAGAGCCTGTTATCCAAGATGGCGTAGGGCCAGATGACTTTTATGTTAGTACAATTTATCCGACTGAGGTGCGGGTAAACGGTGAGTGGATCAGAGTTGGAAATCAGCGGATGGATGGCGCAATTGCCATTACTGAAACCCCAAATGGAATTACTGCGAAGTGTAAAATTTTGCGGGATTTAAAAGTAGGTGAAAAAGTAGTTGTTGATGTTGTTGGTATCCGCACAATCCGCAAAGCTGAATCGCGGGAACAACGAAACTCTCAAGAATTTAGCTTTATGTCGGGCAGCGTTTCTAGCGAACGCCGCGTAGAATTGGTAGTGGAACAAGTAGCGTGGGAATTGCGGCAAATTCGCGATCGCGGCGGTAAAGTTGTCGTGACAGCAGGGCCAGTGGTAATTCACACTGGCGGTAGCGAACACTTAACACATTTAATTCGTGAAGGTTACGTGCAAGCATTGTTAGGTGGAAATGCGATCGCAGTTCATGACATGGAACAATCCACGATGGGTACATCTTTAGGTGTTGATATGAAGCGCGGCATTGCTGTTCGCGGCGGACACAGACACCACCTGAAACTAATTAATTCGATCCGGCGTTATGGCAGTATTGCCAAAGCTGTTGAAGCCGGATTTATTACTAGCGGTGTGATGTACGAATGTATCAAGAATAATGTGCCATTTTCTCTGGCAGGTTCTATTCGCGATGATGGGCCACTTCCTGATACTCAAATGGACTTAATTAAGGCTCAGGAAGAATATGCTGAGTTATTGCGTGGTGCGGACATGATTTTGATGTTGTCATCAATGTTGCACTCAATTGGTGTGGGGAATATGACACCAGCAGGAGTGAAGATGGTGTGTGTTGATATTAACCCAGCGGTAGTTACAAAATTAAGCGATCGCGGTTCCATTGAGTCAATTGGTGTGGTGACGGATGTCGGATTATTCCTCAGTTTGTTGGTGAATCAATTGGATAAATTGACCAGTCGTTATCATGTAGCTCAAACTATGTAG
- the rplC gene encoding 50S ribosomal protein L3 — protein MSVGILGTKLGMTQVFDEQGRAIPVTVIQAGPCTVTQIKTKQTDGYAAIQVGYGDVKAKALNKPELGHLAKSGATPVRHLQEYRLEDIGEFQLGQQVKADLFTPGQIVDVIGTSIGKGFAGFQKRHNFKRGPMAHGSKNHRQPGSIGPGTTPGRVYPGKRMAGRLGNVQITVRKLTVLRVDTERNLLLIKGAVPGKAGALVNVVPEKKVGR, from the coding sequence GTGTCTGTCGGTATTCTCGGCACAAAACTAGGCATGACTCAAGTATTTGACGAACAGGGAAGAGCCATTCCCGTCACCGTCATTCAAGCAGGGCCATGTACAGTAACTCAAATTAAAACAAAACAGACCGATGGCTATGCTGCCATCCAAGTCGGTTACGGCGACGTGAAAGCCAAGGCCCTCAACAAGCCAGAACTAGGACACCTAGCCAAATCAGGAGCAACCCCAGTTCGCCACCTGCAAGAATACCGCTTGGAAGATATCGGTGAATTTCAACTAGGCCAACAAGTAAAAGCCGACCTATTTACACCAGGTCAAATCGTCGATGTCATCGGTACTAGCATCGGTAAAGGCTTTGCCGGCTTCCAAAAACGGCATAACTTCAAACGCGGGCCAATGGCTCACGGTTCCAAAAACCACCGTCAACCAGGTTCCATCGGGCCCGGAACCACACCTGGTCGCGTCTATCCCGGAAAAAGGATGGCAGGACGCTTAGGTAACGTGCAAATCACCGTCCGCAAACTCACAGTATTGCGAGTAGATACCGAGCGCAACTTATTGCTCATCAAAGGAGCAGTTCCCGGCAAAGCAGGCGCATTAGTCAATGTAGTCCCTGAGAAAAAAGTAGGTCGGTAA
- the rplD gene encoding 50S ribosomal protein L4 → MVNCVVRNWQGEEVGETTLELRVAKEENASHIVHRALRRQMVNARQGTASTKTRAEVRGGGRKPWRQKGTGRARAGSIRSPLWRGGGVSFGPKPRDFDIKMNKKERRLALRTALQSRAAEDFIVVEDFSEQIARPKTKELITALARWGANPESRILLILPEKQENIYLSGRNVPTLKIILAGSLNIYDILAADKIVTTATAIAKMQEVYGE, encoded by the coding sequence ATGGTTAACTGCGTAGTACGAAATTGGCAAGGCGAAGAAGTAGGGGAAACCACCCTAGAATTGCGCGTAGCCAAAGAAGAAAATGCCTCTCACATCGTCCATAGAGCCTTAAGACGGCAAATGGTTAACGCCCGTCAAGGAACAGCCAGCACCAAAACCAGAGCAGAAGTCAGAGGTGGCGGTCGCAAACCTTGGCGGCAAAAAGGAACAGGTAGAGCCAGAGCCGGTTCCATCCGTTCTCCCCTATGGCGTGGCGGCGGTGTCAGCTTCGGCCCCAAGCCGAGAGACTTCGACATCAAAATGAATAAAAAGGAACGGCGTTTAGCATTGCGGACAGCCCTCCAAAGCCGCGCCGCCGAAGACTTCATCGTGGTAGAAGACTTCAGCGAACAAATAGCTAGACCCAAAACCAAAGAATTAATCACAGCCCTCGCCCGATGGGGAGCCAACCCGGAATCAAGAATATTGTTAATCCTGCCAGAAAAACAGGAAAACATCTATTTATCCGGCCGTAACGTCCCCACCCTCAAAATTATTTTGGCAGGCTCCCTGAACATCTACGACATTCTTGCCGCCGACAAAATTGTTACCACAGCCACAGCCATTGCCAAAATGCAGGAGGTTTACGGTGAGTGA
- a CDS encoding 50S ribosomal protein L23: MSEFNPRDLADVLHKPILTEKATRMMELNQFTFDVAPKATKPIIKAAVEQMFNVKVIGMNTQNPPRKKRRVGKFQGFKPRYKRAVVTLADGEPLRKILFPEV, translated from the coding sequence GTGAGTGAATTTAATCCCCGCGATTTAGCGGACGTTTTACATAAACCCATTCTCACTGAGAAAGCTACTCGGATGATGGAACTCAACCAGTTCACCTTTGACGTAGCCCCCAAAGCCACAAAACCGATTATCAAAGCCGCAGTCGAGCAGATGTTCAATGTCAAAGTTATCGGCATGAACACCCAAAATCCGCCCCGCAAAAAGCGCAGAGTCGGCAAATTCCAGGGATTTAAACCCCGTTACAAACGAGCAGTCGTCACCCTCGCAGACGGCGAACCCTTGAGAAAAATTCTCTTCCCAGAAGTGTAA
- the rplB gene encoding 50S ribosomal protein L2 — translation MGIRSYRPYTPSTRQHTVSDFAEITRSEPEKSLTANKHTKQGRNNRGVITCRHRGGGHKRLYRTIDFRRDKLNVPGTVQAIEYDPNRNARIALVFYKDGEKRYILHPVGLKIGTVITSGPESPIEIGNALPLINIPLGTSVHNVELVPGKGGQIVRCAGATAQLMAKEGDYVTLKLPSGEQRKIRAKCYATIGQVGNVEARNISIGKAGRTRWKGRRPTVRGSVMNPVDHPHGGGEGRAPIGRSGPVTPWGKPALGAKTRRKNKRSDSLIVRRRRKASKRGKGGRQS, via the coding sequence ATGGGCATCCGTTCCTACCGACCCTATACCCCAAGCACCAGACAACACACCGTCTCCGACTTTGCTGAGATTACACGCTCAGAACCCGAAAAGTCGCTGACGGCAAACAAGCACACCAAACAAGGTCGTAACAATCGCGGTGTCATCACCTGTCGTCACCGAGGCGGCGGCCACAAGCGTCTTTACCGGACTATCGACTTCCGCCGCGACAAACTCAACGTTCCTGGAACCGTCCAAGCCATTGAGTACGACCCCAACCGTAACGCGAGAATTGCCCTCGTTTTCTACAAAGATGGCGAAAAGCGGTACATCCTCCATCCCGTAGGCTTGAAAATTGGGACAGTCATCACCTCTGGCCCCGAATCTCCCATCGAAATTGGTAACGCCTTACCTCTGATTAATATTCCCCTGGGTACCAGCGTTCACAACGTCGAATTAGTACCAGGAAAAGGTGGGCAAATTGTCCGCTGTGCCGGCGCAACCGCTCAGTTAATGGCAAAAGAAGGTGACTACGTTACCCTCAAACTGCCTTCTGGCGAACAGCGCAAAATTCGCGCCAAATGCTACGCCACCATCGGTCAAGTTGGCAACGTTGAAGCCAGAAATATCAGCATCGGTAAAGCAGGTCGTACTCGCTGGAAAGGTCGCCGGCCTACAGTCCGAGGCAGCGTCATGAACCCCGTAGACCACCCGCACGGTGGTGGCGAAGGCAGAGCCCCCATCGGTCGCTCCGGCCCCGTCACACCTTGGGGAAAACCAGCCTTGGGTGCCAAAACACGACGCAAGAACAAGCGCAGCGACTCCCTAATCGTGCGTCGCCGCCGCAAGGCCTCCAAGCGTGGAAAAGGCGGACGGCAAAGTTAA
- the rpsS gene encoding 30S ribosomal protein S19, producing MSRSLKKGPFVADHLLTKIEKLNSLGQRQVIKTWSRASTILPLMVGHTIAVHNGRQHVPVYLTEQMVGHKLGEFVPTRTFRGHAKGDKKAKR from the coding sequence ATGTCACGATCGCTAAAAAAAGGCCCATTTGTGGCCGATCACCTGCTCACCAAAATAGAAAAACTGAACTCTCTAGGTCAAAGGCAAGTTATTAAAACTTGGTCGAGAGCTTCTACCATTTTACCTCTGATGGTAGGTCACACGATCGCAGTTCATAACGGCCGCCAGCACGTTCCAGTTTATCTAACCGAGCAAATGGTCGGACATAAATTAGGAGAATTTGTCCCGACTCGTACCTTTAGAGGTCACGCTAAAGGCGATAAAAAGGCAAAAAGATAG
- the rplV gene encoding 50S ribosomal protein L22, with product MAIDTNSEVKAIARYIRMSPHKVRRVLDQIRGKSYREALVLLEFMPYRACEPILKVLRSAAANAEHNAGMDRAQLIVSQAFADQGPVLKRFRPRAQGRAYQIRKPTCHITVAVATQAE from the coding sequence ATGGCTATTGATACAAATTCAGAAGTAAAAGCGATCGCGCGTTACATCCGAATGTCCCCCCACAAAGTGCGGCGAGTCCTCGACCAAATTCGCGGCAAATCTTATAGGGAAGCGCTGGTTTTACTGGAATTCATGCCTTACCGCGCCTGCGAACCAATACTCAAAGTCCTGCGTTCAGCGGCGGCAAATGCCGAACATAACGCAGGCATGGATCGAGCGCAACTCATTGTCTCTCAAGCTTTCGCCGATCAAGGCCCAGTCTTGAAACGCTTTAGACCCAGAGCTCAAGGTCGCGCTTATCAAATTCGCAAACCCACTTGTCACATCACTGTCGCAGTGGCAACGCAAGCAGAGTAA
- the rpsC gene encoding 30S ribosomal protein S3: MGQKIHPVGFRLGITQEHRSRWFADAKNYPELLQEDSKIRQYVQKNLSNAGISSVKIDRKADQIDLEVQTARPGVVVGRGGTGIEQLRVGLQQQLGSNRQIRINVVEVQRVDADATLIAEYIAQQLERRVSFRRVVRQAITRAQKAGIEGIKIQVSGRLNGAEIARTEWTREGRVPLHTLRADIDYSYCTAKTIYGILGVKVWVFKGEIIPGQEDIPAPNAGPPRTKNKGRRHKFEDRSNEG; encoded by the coding sequence ATGGGACAGAAAATTCATCCAGTTGGTTTTAGACTTGGCATCACTCAGGAACACCGTTCGCGGTGGTTTGCTGATGCTAAAAACTATCCAGAGCTTTTACAAGAAGACTCGAAAATTCGTCAGTACGTCCAAAAAAACCTCAGTAACGCAGGTATTTCCTCAGTCAAAATTGACCGGAAAGCTGACCAAATCGATCTTGAGGTACAAACAGCTAGACCCGGCGTAGTCGTCGGTCGTGGCGGGACGGGAATCGAACAATTGCGAGTAGGTTTGCAGCAACAATTAGGCAGCAACCGTCAGATTCGGATCAACGTTGTAGAAGTGCAGCGTGTAGATGCTGACGCTACCTTAATTGCTGAATATATTGCCCAGCAATTAGAGCGCCGCGTTTCCTTCCGTCGAGTTGTCCGCCAAGCCATCACCCGCGCTCAAAAAGCTGGGATTGAAGGCATTAAAATCCAAGTTAGCGGTCGCTTAAACGGAGCAGAAATTGCCCGTACAGAGTGGACGCGGGAAGGTCGAGTCCCCCTGCACACATTGCGTGCAGACATTGATTATTCTTACTGCACCGCCAAAACCATCTATGGAATTTTAGGCGTTAAAGTTTGGGTTTTCAAAGGCGAAATCATCCCCGGACAGGAAGATATTCCTGCTCCTAATGCAGGCCCGCCCCGCACTAAAAATAAGGGTCGCCGCCATAAATTTGAAGATCGTTCCAACGAAGGTTAA
- the rplP gene encoding 50S ribosomal protein L16, protein MLSPKRTKFRKQQRGRMNGVATRGNNVSFGEFALQALEPAWITSRQIEASRRAMTRYIRRGGKIWIRVFPDKPVTQRAAETRMGSGKGAPEFWVAVIKPGRVLFEIGGVPEVTAREAMRLASFKLPIKTKFITREEEQS, encoded by the coding sequence ATGTTAAGTCCTAAAAGAACAAAATTCCGCAAGCAGCAACGCGGGCGGATGAATGGAGTTGCCACTCGCGGTAACAATGTTAGCTTTGGCGAATTTGCTCTCCAAGCCCTCGAACCCGCTTGGATCACTTCCCGTCAAATAGAGGCCAGTCGTCGCGCCATGACTCGCTATATTCGCAGAGGCGGCAAAATTTGGATTCGCGTGTTTCCAGATAAACCAGTTACTCAACGAGCCGCTGAAACCCGGATGGGTTCAGGTAAAGGTGCGCCGGAGTTTTGGGTAGCAGTAATTAAGCCGGGTCGCGTGCTGTTTGAAATTGGCGGCGTTCCCGAAGTAACTGCTCGCGAAGCGATGCGTTTGGCATCCTTTAAATTGCCCATTAAGACTAAGTTCATCACCCGCGAAGAGGAGCAGTCTTAG
- the rpmC gene encoding 50S ribosomal protein L29 — protein sequence MSLSKIQESKDLTDAEITEQILAIKRQLMELRMLQATGRLEKPHQFKHAKHRLAQLMTVEGERSRAAAAEALAAAKSAS from the coding sequence ATGTCTTTATCAAAGATTCAAGAATCTAAAGATTTGACTGATGCTGAAATCACAGAGCAGATTTTAGCGATTAAACGCCAACTGATGGAACTGCGAATGTTGCAAGCAACTGGCCGCTTAGAAAAGCCTCACCAGTTCAAGCACGCCAAGCATCGGCTGGCTCAGTTAATGACAGTTGAAGGGGAGCGATCGCGAGCCGCCGCCGCCGAGGCCCTTGCTGCTGCGAAAAGCGCTTCTTAG
- the rpsQ gene encoding 30S ribosomal protein S17 — translation MAVKERVGLVVSDKMNKTVVVAVENRASHTKYGKTVVNTKKYKAHDEENQCKPGDRVRITETRPLSKTKHWIVAEILTTKNG, via the coding sequence ATGGCAGTTAAGGAAAGAGTTGGCTTAGTCGTCAGCGACAAAATGAATAAAACGGTAGTGGTAGCAGTCGAAAACCGCGCTTCCCACACCAAATACGGCAAAACCGTCGTGAACACCAAAAAATATAAAGCTCACGACGAAGAAAATCAGTGCAAACCAGGCGATCGCGTCCGCATTACCGAAACGCGCCCCCTGAGCAAAACCAAACACTGGATCGTTGCCGAAATTCTCACCACCAAAAACGGGTGA
- the rplN gene encoding 50S ribosomal protein L14, with product MIQPQTYLNVADNSGARKLMCIRVLGGGNRRYAGVGDVIIAVVKDAIPNMAVKKSDVVRAVVVRTRKGERRDSGMSIRFDDNAAVIINADGNPKGTRVFGPVARELRDKNFTKIVSLAPEVL from the coding sequence ATGATTCAACCTCAAACTTACCTCAACGTAGCCGACAATAGCGGAGCCAGAAAATTAATGTGCATCCGCGTATTAGGTGGAGGCAACCGCCGCTACGCTGGAGTCGGCGATGTCATTATCGCCGTTGTCAAAGATGCCATTCCTAACATGGCAGTTAAAAAATCCGATGTCGTCCGGGCCGTTGTTGTCCGTACTCGCAAAGGTGAGCGCCGGGACAGCGGCATGAGCATCCGTTTCGATGACAATGCTGCTGTGATTATCAACGCTGACGGCAACCCGAAAGGCACTCGTGTTTTCGGCCCTGTCGCCCGCGAATTGCGCGACAAAAACTTTACTAAAATCGTTTCTTTAGCGCCGGAGGTACTTTAA
- the rplX gene encoding 50S ribosomal protein L24 — protein MYSKQGKKSGTQVRHKMHVKKGDTVQVITGKDKGKVGEILKTYPQASKVVVQGINVKTKHVKPQQEGESGKITTFEGPIHSSNVMLYSTKEKVASRVCFTFTEDGRKVRKLKKTGEIID, from the coding sequence ATGTACAGCAAACAAGGCAAAAAAAGTGGCACCCAAGTCCGCCACAAAATGCACGTCAAAAAAGGCGACACCGTTCAAGTCATTACTGGCAAAGATAAGGGCAAAGTCGGTGAAATCTTAAAGACATATCCTCAAGCTAGCAAAGTAGTTGTCCAAGGAATTAACGTCAAAACTAAGCACGTTAAACCCCAGCAGGAAGGCGAATCAGGTAAAATCACTACCTTTGAAGGCCCCATCCACAGCTCCAATGTAATGCTCTATTCCACCAAAGAAAAAGTAGCTAGCCGCGTTTGCTTCACCTTCACCGAAGATGGTCGCAAAGTTCGCAAGCTCAAGAAAACTGGTGAAATCATCGACTAA
- the rplE gene encoding 50S ribosomal protein L5 has product MAIQLKTTYQEKIVPKLMDQFKYTNIHQVPKVVKVTINRGLGEASQNAKALESSITEIGIIAGQKPVVTRAKKAIAGFKIRKGVPVGVMVTLRSDRMYAFLERLINLTLPRIRDFRGVSAKSFDGRGNYSLGLREQLIFPEIEYDSIDQIRGMDISIITTANTDEEGRALLKEMGMPFRY; this is encoded by the coding sequence ATGGCAATACAACTCAAGACCACGTACCAAGAAAAAATTGTCCCGAAACTGATGGATCAGTTTAAATACACTAATATCCATCAAGTCCCCAAAGTGGTGAAAGTCACTATAAACAGAGGATTGGGCGAAGCATCTCAAAACGCTAAAGCTCTCGAATCCTCAATCACTGAAATTGGCATCATCGCAGGTCAAAAACCTGTAGTGACAAGAGCAAAAAAAGCGATCGCAGGCTTCAAAATCCGCAAAGGAGTACCCGTTGGCGTGATGGTCACGCTGCGCTCAGACCGGATGTATGCTTTTCTGGAACGGTTGATCAATCTTACTCTTCCCCGCATTCGCGACTTTCGTGGCGTTAGCGCCAAAAGTTTTGACGGGCGCGGCAACTATAGCTTGGGATTGAGAGAACAGCTAATCTTTCCAGAAATAGAATACGATAGCATCGATCAAATTCGCGGGATGGACATTTCAATCATCACCACAGCCAACACCGACGAAGAAGGTCGCGCATTGCTCAAAGAAATGGGTATGCCATTCAGGTATTAG
- the rpsH gene encoding 30S ribosomal protein S8, producing MAANDTIADMLTRIRNSCMARHQTTEIPSTKMTRSIAEVLKSEGFIAEIEEAGEGIKRHLVLSLKYKGKTRRPIITALKRVSKPGLRVYSNRKELPRVLGGIGIAIISTSSGIMTDREARRQGLGGEVLCYVW from the coding sequence ATGGCAGCTAACGATACTATTGCAGATATGCTGACGCGCATTCGCAACTCCTGCATGGCGCGACACCAAACTACTGAGATTCCCTCCACAAAAATGACTCGCAGCATTGCTGAAGTCCTGAAAAGTGAAGGCTTTATCGCTGAAATTGAAGAGGCAGGCGAAGGCATCAAGCGGCATTTAGTGCTCTCTTTAAAGTACAAAGGCAAAACTCGCCGCCCGATCATTACCGCCCTCAAGCGAGTCAGCAAACCCGGCTTGCGCGTTTACTCTAATCGCAAAGAATTACCGCGAGTTTTAGGCGGAATTGGCATAGCCATCATCTCCACCTCCAGCGGCATTATGACCGATAGAGAAGCCAGACGGCAAGGTTTAGGCGGTGAAGTGCTTTGTTATGTATGGTAA
- the rplF gene encoding 50S ribosomal protein L6, which translates to MSRIGKRPISIPSKVTVTIDGQHVAVKGPKGELSRLLPAEVVLELEGETLLVTRRDESRTARQLHGLCRTLVSNMVEGVSNGFQRRLEIQGVGYRAQVQGRNLILNVGYSKPVEMPPPEGIQVAVEGNVNVIVSGIDKELVGNTAARIRAVRPPEVYKGKGIRYTGEVVRRKAGKTAGKKK; encoded by the coding sequence ATGTCTCGAATTGGTAAGCGCCCAATTAGCATACCTAGTAAAGTGACCGTCACCATTGACGGTCAGCACGTTGCAGTTAAAGGGCCAAAAGGTGAACTTTCTCGACTATTGCCGGCAGAAGTCGTCTTAGAACTGGAAGGGGAAACCTTGTTAGTAACACGCCGGGACGAATCCCGTACCGCCCGCCAGTTGCACGGCCTGTGCCGCACTCTCGTATCTAATATGGTAGAGGGAGTCTCAAACGGCTTTCAGCGTCGTCTGGAAATTCAGGGCGTGGGCTATCGGGCTCAAGTTCAAGGTCGCAACCTGATCTTAAACGTGGGTTACAGCAAACCCGTCGAAATGCCGCCCCCAGAAGGCATTCAAGTGGCAGTTGAAGGCAACGTCAACGTGATTGTCAGCGGCATTGATAAAGAATTGGTGGGAAACACCGCCGCCCGCATCCGGGCAGTCCGCCCACCTGAAGTCTACAAGGGCAAAGGCATTCGCTACACCGGCGAAGTAGTCAGACGCAAGGCTGGCAAGACAGCAGGGAAGAAGAAGTAA
- the rplR gene encoding 50S ribosomal protein L18, whose protein sequence is MKLTRKESIERRHRRVRRKVSGTPERPRLAVFRSHQHIYAQVIDDTKQHTLVSASTLDPELKTDLKSGGNCNASVQVGQLIAKRCSSAGISKVVFDRGGNLYHGRVKALAEAAREAGLDF, encoded by the coding sequence ATGAAACTTACTCGTAAAGAATCAATAGAGCGCCGTCACCGCCGAGTGCGGCGCAAGGTATCTGGTACTCCCGAACGCCCCCGGTTGGCAGTGTTTCGCTCTCACCAGCATATCTATGCACAGGTAATTGACGACACCAAGCAGCACACTTTGGTATCTGCGTCAACCCTCGATCCCGAATTAAAAACCGACCTCAAGAGCGGCGGTAACTGTAACGCTTCCGTGCAAGTCGGTCAATTGATTGCCAAGCGCTGCTCTAGCGCTGGTATCTCCAAAGTTGTCTTTGACCGGGGAGGCAACCTCTATCACGGTCGCGTAAAAGCTCTAGCAGAAGCAGCTCGCGAAGCGGGTTTAGATTTTTAG
- the rpsE gene encoding 30S ribosomal protein S5, protein MAEQKEQRNSNTNKKKSNKSRDKEPEWQERVVQIRRVTKVVKGGKKLSFRAIVIIGNERGQVGVGVGKASDVIGAVKKGVADGKKHLIEVPLTKANSIPHPVNGEGGGAKVMMRPASPGTGVIAGGAVRTVLELAGVRNILAKQLGSGNPLNNARAAVNALSSLRTFSEVAQERGVPVEHLYA, encoded by the coding sequence ATGGCAGAACAAAAAGAGCAGCGCAACAGCAACACCAACAAGAAAAAAAGTAACAAATCTCGCGACAAAGAACCCGAATGGCAAGAGCGCGTCGTTCAAATTCGCCGCGTTACCAAAGTAGTCAAAGGTGGTAAAAAGCTTAGCTTCCGCGCCATCGTTATCATTGGTAACGAACGGGGTCAAGTTGGAGTCGGTGTTGGCAAAGCCAGTGACGTGATTGGAGCAGTTAAAAAGGGCGTTGCCGATGGCAAAAAGCACCTGATAGAAGTTCCTCTGACTAAGGCTAATTCCATCCCCCATCCTGTCAACGGCGAAGGTGGCGGAGCCAAAGTAATGATGCGACCAGCATCTCCCGGTACTGGGGTAATTGCTGGGGGAGCAGTGCGAACAGTGCTTGAATTAGCAGGCGTTCGCAATATTCTCGCCAAACAACTAGGTTCTGGTAATCCTTTAAACAACGCTAGAGCCGCCGTCAATGCTCTTTCCTCCCTGCGAACCTTTTCTGAGGTTGCCCAAGAGCGAGGCGTTCCTGTTGAACACCTTTATGCTTAG